TACATGTTTTTCAATTGCTTCAGGTTCAGCAAGCTTGTTATTTTTCTTACGAGTTTCAAAGATAATTGTTGCCAAATCGGTGGATTGCCATCTTTTCTGCCCTTTACATCAAAGGCAAACATGTCAAAAAATACCTCATAAATATTTCCTTtaggaaaatatatattttatgatAATATCTTTTGATAAATAATCTCTCGAATAGGTTTGCTACCCATATGATGAAGCATCTTCAACTTAGCTCGGTTTGTTGCATTCGTGTTGCTTCTTGCCTTTGTGAAACAATAAGCTTAAATATAATTATTGTAATCAATTTAAATAGTACACTAATGTTTGATTCCAAGTATAGCGGAAAAAAAGTATTTGGTGTCAGGGAAGGAATCAGACAGCAGATGCTTTGGCAAAATAGACTATTAAATCACTGGGCATACTTGAAAACTTTATGTAGAAAAATATTCCTTTACTAACCACTCCCATTCTTTCTTGTCTACGCCCATTGGAATATTCTTAAGAACATGTTGGATTGGCTTATCATTCACATATTTTGCATGCAAGTGTCCTCTTTATTTATTCCATAGCTCTTTCATCCATCCCAAGATATGATCGCGATGATCATTCATGTCAACACTCTCAAATTTATCCTACAATAATCAAAATATTGGTTTATTAAATGCATTGCA
This DNA window, taken from Nicotiana tabacum cultivar K326 chromosome 4, ASM71507v2, whole genome shotgun sequence, encodes the following:
- the LOC107772585 gene encoding uncharacterized protein LOC107772585 isoform X2, translated to MGVARSNTNATNRAKLKMLHHMGQKRWQSTDLATIIFETRKKNNKLAEPEAIEKHALIEEIVQLDPSLPSIKIVEKYCGPQTRSHVSGFGGRVKAKDLKCGIS